TGGATATAGGTAATAGCTATTGCATGAAAAGGAAGCTTTTTTGGATTGAATTAAACTTTATAAGTTTCCAATCTTGCGCTACAAGCATGCACGCACAAGCACATGTTAACACGAACGTTACTGCAAGACCATGGtgtcgtttcttttttgttgctcgcAGTTATCATGACAGAACTCCCTTTATCAGGCCACTCTTCCTTTTTCAAAAATGTCTCCTCCTGAgactgttagaaaaaaaaaacatcaaactaAGTCTACGTTTTATCGTGATGTCCTTGCTGATTCAATAAACGCGGTTCATTGAGACCTTCCCCTAGTATGCATTTGCGGCGAAAGTTAACAGTACACAGGCATATATTCCGGTGGAAATCCTTCTGGACTGTAACTAAGCACGCGCCGCGCTTGTGTTAGTTTCATTTTTCTCCTTTATTATCTTTTTTTGAGGCGGGTGTAATTCTGGTCCACTCGGATGGACTCCTTTTCCTGGCGTGACAGAGGGCAGTcctcacccctgaagaaggaccCAAGCCGGCTCCGAAACGTCTAGACTAATTAAAATTTCAACGTCTGGATTGAAGAAAATGCCTCACAATTTACTGTAATATAAATGCTTTTTCGCTTGTTAAAGCTTCCTGGAAACGCGTTGAATTGCTTGTTGCCGCTTTTGATAAAGTTAGTGGACAAGTTTATTTAGAAAAGGACAGTCCATATGGCCACTGTATGGGGAAGGGGAAAGGCCTGAATAGAGAATTTTATTCTTTATCATCGACAACCCGTTCGCGGCATCCGGGTGCTATCGCTTATTTCTGATACGCCGTCGTtccttccactttttcttttgcAAATTACCATGCTCTAGAAGAAAGCTACGGCTATGAAAGCCGCGCTTCACAACTCCTCCGAATGCTGACGGTTGCATGCGTCTCGCCTTTCTAGCTTCCCCTGTGGCCTTCACGCATAAGACGTCTTTGGTTGCTCTCCTTGAACCGATGCGGCTCGAAATCTTCACTGCATGCTAGGAGTTTCTTTTTATTATCACAAGAGCTTATGATCACATAGGTGAAGCAGGCACTGGTTAATTAAGGCTCATATTTAAAGattggagcaaaaaaaaaattgaaaggcgtACTTGAACGAATGTCTGTGGTTGCTATTTCACGGCAAGCCTCATTTGCTTTCATGCTAGCCTAGAGGTATTGAGGGCGTGCACATAAGGAACCATTTTTGCCGATTTTAACTTCACCCAGAATATCAGCGTTGTCACTGGAAGCGATCGCACGTACGGTAGACGCACCGAAcaactaagtaaaaaaaaaacttatatgGTATTTAATGCACGTACCGCAGGCTGGCCTATATTGCGTGAGCTTATCGACATTCTGCGGATGTTGCGGCAGCTATCACAAATTAGAAAAAGCCAGACGAATGTAAGTCAAATGCAAGTGCCGTGCCTACTGTTTCCTCAACTTCTTTCACTTTGCAATCGGGGTCATTCGTAAAGAGCCGTGTCTTAGAATCAGCAGGAAGTTTCGGCTCATATGAGCCTTGGGAATTGCAAGGAATTTTTTTACGCGGTCATAACGGAAGTGGATAAGGATCTGGGCTGTTGCGTGATCCTTTGTATTGCACGAAAAAAGAAGTGACTGCACGTGGCTTGCTCAGTAGAGGCTGTGCCTTGTTCAACTAAAACTGAGTAAGTTTTCTCAGGGAGACTCACTCGGTGTAGAAACATGGTTCACCATTTTGTACTGAGCGCTCTACATAGCACGTTCACTAAGTTGCACCAGATCGCGGTTTAAAATTTAACGGCGTAAGGAAAACTTTGCCAAAGTGCACGATGGCTAACGTGCTCGGACTGCACGATTTCTACTCTAAAATACCTTTTTACTAAGCGCTTGATTTCAGCAAAACTGGGGACAAGTGCTAGCAGAACGGCTGATACATTGAAAACCCGATATCTACTTCCCGCACACGACGTGGAGGCTAACTACTACGCCACCTCTTAAGTTTATGGAATGGCAGTTTGAGATTAAATTTCAATCCATTACATCCAAGGCGCATCGCCTGAGATTTATTGGCGCACTTCGTATTTCGCACGCTCAGAGTAACGCTTCATTATTCCTTTGACATGCTACGTGCACAACTGTGTGCGAAGCAAACTCGCTGTTTTTTCTGAGATTAATTAAAGAGAAAACTTGGGCTAGATGTTGCTGAGTAGCCACTTGAAACATCGTAACTAGCGCAAGAACCACTACAACGAACAGAGAAGAAAAAGCGGTGTCCCGCCAAATTCCTCTTTCGCTGCCCGTTCAGTTTTTTCATGTCCAGCTTTAtcgagaaaaaagtttgaaaattggaAGCTTGTAAAGCACTGCTATaacaatattgaaggtaatggtccattatgcTCATATGTAGCAAAATCGTTCTCTTAAAGTGTTTCTATCAATCAGATCGAAAAGGTAACACTGCTTAGAAAtccaatggggaacacttttggcGAGagcgaaaacgtgaatagaataaaaaaatacaagacgGCCGTCGGGTcatatgcggatatattgacagttatagtgaaatcttacattatatgaaaaaactgcgttcatcaACTGTttaccgctcaaaaatgcttttgtatgGAATTGCTGGGTCTGTTTTGTGCTAATTAGAATGTCGCAACCGGGTTCTGAAAGCGTGATGCACCTAGCACTGAATTCTTTCTTTCAAGTGTGTTTTGCATCAATTTGCATCCTTCTCGTTGCTGATAATGTAGTTTTTCATGTCGTATAGCGAACACAGTAAAACAATATTGCGCGGAGCAGTGAGCGGGATAACACGTTTCTCCGCCAGCTCTGTGCAAACATTTACGTATTTTGACATAAGTGAACACATCAACTTTTCAAGACTAAAAGCCTAATTTGCAATTCAAGATAGGAATTACTTCCATGATCCTTGGGGTGTTTACTCATAAAGTGTGTGTGTATGTTGACAGCCTTTATTGTTTATACAAAGGACAGGAGGCAtgcttggatcagcccgtaaggacCGGTTTTTACAAGCACTTTATGGCGGCCCCttgtttgggaccccagtggcactggccgccgcccgggcgcgcccgaccaaggcttgttgggcctgtaagtcgtggcagccgagcagggtcaccTCCTCGTCCTCCTTGGTTGGCCCGGCATTTTGATGTTGGTATTTTTTATCAGTTATGACATTTTTTGCAAAGGTTTGCACATccctgcaaaaaataaaacattggcATTTCCCGCTGGAAAACTAACAAATTTTCCTCTCTAAGACCATAAGATGCTGTTTAGGCTGGAGAACATTTCTTTTCGATGGAAGCTAAGAATGGTGTCTAAAAAGGATATCTCTTCTGTTTTGTGCGCATGACAACGAGGTACTTGATATTCATGGCTTATATTGCGTTTTCTAAGCTTTTACTGCGGGACAACAAATGTCTACCTttgtttgggaccccagtggcacTGGCCGCctcccgggcgcgcccgactaaggcttgttgggcctgtaggtcgtggcagccgagcagggtcgcctccccgTCCTCCTTGGTTGGCCCAGCAATTTGATGCTCGTATTTTTAACAGTTATGacactttttgcaaaggtttgcACATccctgcaaaaaataaaacattggcATTTCCCGCTGGAAAACTAACAAATTTCCCTCTTTAAGACCGTAAGATGCTGTTTAGGCTGGAGAACATTTCTTTTCAATGGAAGTTAAGAATGGTGTCTAAAAAGGAAATATCTTCTATTCTGTGCGCATGACATCGAGGTACTTGATATTCATGGCTTATATTGCGTTTTCTAAGCTTTTAATGCGGGACAACATATGtctaccatgccatgccataaaGGCAGCACTTACCACTACCAAAGAACATGAAACAAAATAAGCAACAGTCGAGGGGGAGCCTGAGAACGCTAGCCACGTTTCCACACTCTTGTAGAAGAAGCTTTGACTAGCGATCTGAGGCTCATCCTTcagctttgtttgcttttttgggGTTGTCAAGAATTTTATCTTCCTGCGTTCTGTCTGTCATTGACGAAATAAAACTGGATATGAGGAAATGCAAGGCACAGCAACTGTGTCACTTGTTGGTGGCCACCTCAATTCGATCGTGAAGACCGGGAAGGGGAAGTAAGAGTGATAGAAGGAAGATAGAAACAGGTCCATTGGCAGAGGAACCAACGAAATACAAATTGGGTAACAACTCTATCCAATACATCCCAGATTTTTTCATAGCTCCGTATCTCTATATACTGTAGTGCATTTAAGCACTTTATTGCACTCCGATGTGCTGCTTGCGACGTTTCCATTATTTTCAGCGTGATTTGTAATTATAATCCTCAGCATGAACACTACATGATATTAGCGCTATCGTTTAAAAAGGAAATATAAAGGCCACGTTCCATATTAGTGATTAAATCGACACTTAGCCTACTGTGGCACCTGATGCAGTGTTCCCCCTCCGGTATAATGCGAATATTCCTATTTCCTCATGGTGCTTCAAAAATAAGAAGTACAGGTACCTTGTCAACATGTTCATGTTTCCCTAGGTACATCCATAGCCCTTGTTTAATCGTCACGACGCAATGTAGGCTAGAACATGCCACAAAATTAATTCGCAGAAAACAATACACACCGACTAAATATTTCCTAAAGAGCATTTATTTAAACGCTTCACACAGGTCTTCGTCATAAACCATGTACTTGCCCGGCCCGCAAAGCAAGTGGAATGCAAAGAAGCACAATGATTCAATTTTGTCCAGTTCACCAGCTTTTGCCCAGAGCTCACAGCCTGGAAGAAGAGATGAAAAGCGTGGGATTGTCACGTGCAATCAACGTGTGAATAATTCATCGAAATTCTTTTCGCGTGATGAAATCCCTTACCATTGTTGCGGTGCGGTACCCTCAGAATTTCGCAGTTTTTGTACTCTGTAAAAGCAACCGGATATTCCACGACTTTGCTCCTATCtgcagcaaaaagaaacaagaaaaacagcTCATACTTTCATCTCTTACAACGCAGGTTGACGTAGTCGTTGCTTATACAGATAATATTTGACGACGTTTCACAATGATCCCATTATATTCTATGTTTGCTGATATTTATTTTAATATGTGAATAGTAGCTAATTATATTTTACTTCAGAAAAATCACACTTACTGCCTATGAGGCGAGAAAAAAAGACACTTGTCCGTACGATCCAGTTATATCTTCGCATGGGCGAAGCATGTACATATTTTGGTTCATTTGTAGGCTTATTTCTGGTTGCCTGCTAGAACTTGCGATAAACCCGACTAAGCTAGAGATGAACAGCTACAAATGATGTAGATCGGCTGCTTAGTGCTGTTTAGTGGATTCAGTTATCTTGCtaccatttatttatttctctacTTTTACTTTAATTAATTTATTACTCTTTATTCTTATAAGATGGAAAGATAACCGACTTACCCATAAGGTGAATGAGTGGGTTACAAGGGAAGACGAACGCAACGAGGGGCGATAAAGTGAGGTGGCAGAAGATATTAGGAACCTTGCGGGGTTAAGATAGTTGACCTGGCGCATGATAGAATTAAGTAGGAGGCAATGGGAGAGAGATTTTTCCTGCAGTAAACTTTATCAGGATACTGATGACGATGCTTTATTTTCCCAAGTTATTGCCTATTTCGTCAAGTCTAAGCCGATGCCTCTGTGTTTCTTTACTCGTACTTGTATTTGCGCTCTTCAGAAGATGATAAATCAACCTGCCCAAGCTTCCACCTTGATCTGagcttgttttatttttcagtgTCGAACATGAAACGCAGTTGTCTGCCGGGATCTGATGATACGATCTATGATATCCTTCTCGGACCTCGCGCCACATACTAAGAAGACCTCGCAGTCGCCTCCAACGGGCATAAGTGATGCACTTATTTCAACTACGAGACTTGCCAAAGAGTTCAGCAGCGACAATGAATGTGCGAAAGGCGGCGAAAGTGAAAGTGTGGCACTGTGAACTTTCGCATGGTGCTCATGCAGCTACAGATTAGGGGCAACCGAAGCTTGGCGAATAATAATGGCTACCAGTGCCCCGGTAAGTGTCGCAAAAATGTAGATATGCATAATTTAAAGTGCGCCGAAATTCGTATAACTCATATTTTCACTGGATACGATGAAGTTTGATTTTCCTACAAGTTTATTTCTTTAAACTTTCATTAAAGTGTTGTTCATTTAAGTCATATTTCGCTATACAAACTATTGTTGTGTGTGATGTATTGGCGCGATAACATATTTATTAGTTCATTAATGACAATTCAGGTAAAATGATCTTACCTGATCAATGATTCATAGCAAGTACTCGCTTTCGTATAAAATTTCTCACTAAAATGCTTGTCAAACAATAAAGTGTGCTAAATGTGGGTAAGTGACCTATTCTGCTGGTAAGTAATTGATTTGGCGTCCTGCGGCCATCCGCCATTATTATATGTCGCTTGCAGCATTTCGCTGTCATTAATAGTTGCGTGTTAAAAAGATTCTCATAATTCTTACCAAATCTCGTTGACGATTGAATGACGTCAGGGATGGAATATCCTTCAGATGCTCGCACCCAGGCGTAGGCCGTTTCGTTAGTCCTGGTGAATAGAAACATAGAGTATGGTTTCAATATTACAATCAATCACTCTGCGGTAAATCACTttctcagacaattttttttttttgcaaactgaaacaaaaaaattTAACGTGGTAGCATCAGGAGGGTGATTACGGGTGAAACACGGCATAGTCAGCGGTGATTCGAAGTCTCGGTGAAAGTGAACACGTAGGGAGACTGGAGAAGATTACAGTGACCCCACAGCAAGCCGTTATTGGATTGGATTTGACATGAAAGCTCACGGAGTCTTAGCCCGAAGCCAGCAGACGGCCGCGATTTCGCTGATCACAAAGCGATGTCAGTGGCCGTGAACTCGGAACTACCACCGAAGGGGAAAATTGTTTCCTACTGGACATCTTATCTGAGCGAACTGGACAGCATGCAAATTGATTCGAAGTCATTGAAGTCATGCAAATGAATGAAGTGCCAACCGACTGAAATTTACATTGCAATAAGCGAATTAATTAAGTTCGTCAAAACAAATTGGTCATATAACCGGAACTGCTTTGCTATAGCGCATAACTATCTGATTCAGTCGCAATGACCGACTGTCAGTTTTTTTCATCATGGAGGCTGACGGCGTTCCTCAGCGCAGCAGAGCTGTATATATACATATGCGATTAAAATTGGCAGCAGATGTTTTTTAAGATGTCGCTGGCCATAAAACTGCTGAACGATATTTTTAGAATCCCAGAAACGGCAAAAAATACGCAGGCATATACCAAGAGTAAAACACAAGAATTTAGAAAGCGTAAAATGCAGTGTTTATATGTCACTAACAAATACAGCCAAGGATTTTCAAGTTTCACTTGATATTTAACTGCAGCATCATACGGCTACAAGAACAAATTAATAGCAACTGCGTTTTGCATCCAGTTTTCCTGTACCCAAGTGTCAAAAGAGGAACTGCGTAGGCGCTACAAAAATTACATAAACAATTATTCAAAACACCGAACTGAGGAATGCACTCTTCTACCTGGACTTCTCTGTATATGCCATCATGGCTgcatacttttgcgcgtgaatATTGGGCAGAAATTGGGCCAAGCAATCTTTTTCATTCAAGTCAGAGACGATTATTCGCATAAAAAATTTTCATTGCAAATAACTGAACGCTGCCTCTATTTAGCTTTTTATTTGCACCTTTCCGTCAATGAAGATGCGTTTCTTCGAATCCAAGTATAATAATCTGCATTACATGTCGACCATGTTGCACTCGCTCCCTGAGGTTCCATATATTTGCTTGACATAAAAGCCTTTTACCTAAAAGCGAAAAACTCATCTTTGTATCGAGtgggtttattaaaaataaatgtCAGACTTGCGAACGTAACTAAGTGTACCGTCTTCAATACCAAGAAACTGACAGGCACAAGACTTGCTTGACGTCATATTGCTTAGATAAACCAAAACAGTAAACAGAAGGAACAGTCAGAAATAACGTATGTCACTTGTTGCCATCAGTAAGCGAAGCGTGATTTGCGTTTCTCGTAGATAAGGCAggggttatgaaaaaaaaatactgtaaaTCCACTGGTTTCCTTAACAACTTAGTACCGATTACCAATTGTAGCGAACGAATTAATTGCCGTTAAGTCGAAGACAATAAGACATGTTCATAGCCTGATGACAGCGCTTGTCGAAATAAACTTTTTCAATTTCGCGTCGCATGTTAGGCATCGCCTACGCAGCATGTAGAAAAGCTACAAGGAGGACCTTTACAGCAAATGCTTTACTCAAGTGGTTCAGAAAActataaaacaaagcaaaaccaATGGAATTTTCTCAGAGTGCACTATATTTGTAGTTTGGGACGACTGTGTTTTGAGCATTGCCTGGAGTGCAACTGAAATAGATATATTACAAGCTGAGATAAGAGGATGAGGGGCTTGTTTGGATACATATACAGCTGGCTTCTTTTGTAAAAACTACAAGCTGTTGCTTCCACTGGGCAGACTGGAAGTAGAGTAGCCGAAAAGTTTTCACCTTGACCCTGTGACAGGGTCCACGGATCCAACGGCATTAGTGGTATAATGTTCCTCTTCGTTCACACCAATCAATTCGTTGTAAACACATTTCTTGTTCTTGTAAAGCGGCTCGTATTCGTAGGACCTCATGTAGAGGTAGTATCTTCCCGGTACTTTTAACGCCTGCaaagagtaaaaaaagagtaTTCGTGGTTTTGGAGAGAAAAATTATGCACTTGGAGCTTTTATCTTATTACAGAACAGAAACATAATCTGTGTTCAtgaatttttgtttattttcgccACACGCGATCTCAAGCCCAAAGTAGAAAgcagacattaaaaaaaaacttctgctATAGGCCACTTTAGAAGCCAGTAATCGCTACTAGAGAAAAATACCTGCAAGCTACACTCTCGCTTACAAATTTCCTGTGGTGCTAATCATTGCCAGCACTTTACACAAACCAAACTGTTGCTGTTGCCTCTGTTCAGGTTAGATAAGAAATATTACGTGCAGCGGCTCGCTACCGGTAATATCAGTTCCAGTTTAACCGGATAAGCAGCAGTAGTAGGGGGTAGTTTGGAATAGCTGCGAATAATTCACACTGCGATAGGCTGGAAGAAGAAAAATCCGTCGGCGAAAAGATCCTAAAGTATAACTACATACCAACCGAAAAGAAAGTACGCTACATTAAGGAGGAAAGAATACGTCGTTTCGTCGCGGTTTAAATTATTCAGTTTCCCTCCACAGTGCTGTATGAATGAAAAAATTAACCAGGTCACTTAAGTGTGTTCACTTggtggaatgcgaaagcatgtaacTTTCTAGAACACGAGTTTTTCCATGACGCCAGTACGCGATCTTTCTtctcacttttatttatttttactgtttgttatttcatttttgcttttttatttttgttgtttttgctttttattatgtttttaagtatttattttacttttcacgTCCAGGTGCTAAGTCGACgtccgtggctcttttgacatcAAGGtgctatatcgacgtccgtggctattgCGTCGTCGTCATCAACCAACTGTTTCcgacagcaagatctcatcacgcattaACGCAATCATACTTTTGCACATTTGTCTTCACAGAATGATGTAATCGTGCTGACAAAGTTTTGCTGACAAGAAACACGGGGAATAAACCCCGGCTATTGTGACGTCAAATTGTAATTTTTGcgtttaattaactaattatatTTCAACGACCGAATTTTTTTTCCGCAGCACGATGTCATAACGCACTATCTAACACAGTAAAACATGTGCATATATATCTTTATAGAACGACACAATCGTGCGGAGAAGCTATGTCGACATCCATGGTTATTGTGACGTCGAAGTGTAGTGTTGccgtttaattaattaattatttatacCACATCGACCAACTTTTTATCACAGCGAGATCTCATCACACGCTATATCTAACACAACCAAACTTTTCTACATTTTCTTCACAGAACGACGCAATCGAGCGGAGAATGCTTTGCTGACATGAAACTCGCGACATAGCCAACTAATGCGTTCGCATTAATAAGCGAATGGAACAGAAAACGTGGCTTCTTAAGACGAAAAACTGGCGCAAAAACTAGAAAGCGAGCACAATGGTTAAGAATATAGCGCAGCAAGAAAGCACACTTTATAAAAAACTGGCACCATTCTCTACAAGCATACACTGGAAGGCTGTTGCAGGATGTGTGAACTGTATGCGTCTTGCACGCCAAGCTTACCTTCCACGCGTCTTGATATTGTGAGTATTCCGGCTTGCGCTCAATCTCCGCTCGGCTAAGAGCAACGCATGACGCGATGAGTAAAGACCACAGAAAAAATCTGTCTGCCCTCGATGgttccgtcttcatcgctgttaAGAAGGAGAAGCGGATTAAATGCAGAAGTAAGCCGCACAACAGAGCGCTTTTTTCACCTTTCTTTTTGGAGGCAAAACTAACTCTAGTAACACGCTAAACATTTCGTGAGGTGCGAACTGCGCATTTTCTTATATTGCAATTTTGGTAAACATACCCAGGTTGATAGCATACGAAGGCATCTGGGAGAATCTTTCTAGC
The Amblyomma americanum isolate KBUSLIRL-KWMA chromosome 3, ASM5285725v1, whole genome shotgun sequence genome window above contains:
- the LOC144124607 gene encoding male-specific histamine-binding salivary protein-like is translated as MKTEPSRADRFFLWSLLIASCVALSRAEIERKPEYSQYQDAWKALKVPGRYYLYMRSYEYEPLYKNKKCVYNELIGVNEEEHYTTNAVGSVDPVTGSRTNETAYAWVRASEGYSIPDVIQSSTRFDRSKVVEYPVAFTEYKNCEILRVPHRNNGCELWAKAGELDKIESLCFFAFHLLCGPGKYMVYDEDLCEAFK